In Uranotaenia lowii strain MFRU-FL chromosome 2, ASM2978415v1, whole genome shotgun sequence, one genomic interval encodes:
- the LOC129745331 gene encoding 4-hydroxyphenylpyruvate dioxygenase: MTTYTDKGPKPDGGRFLCFDHITFYVGNAKQAASYYTTRMGFENLAYQGLETGSRQVAKHAVRQNKIVFVFVSAYEPNNRELGDHMAKHGDGVKDVAFQVDDLDVIVKRAKERGAVLVRDVWEESDQFGTVRFATVKTYGDTQHTFVERKNYTGLFLPGYKSPLYEDPLVKILPPTHLDFIDHVVGNQPDLQMESVAAWYEKVLMFHRFWSVDDSQIHTEYSALRSIVMTNYEETVKMPLNEPAKGKKKSQIEEYVDYYGGAGVQHIALNTGDIIAAIKNLRARGMHFLSVPDTYYDQLRERLRSSGLKIKEDMDVLQKLNILIDYDENGYLLQIFTKNMQDRPTLFLEVIQRHNHNGFGAGNFKALFEAIEADQAKRGNL, from the exons ATG acgACCTACACCGACAAGGGACCGAAACCGGACGGAGGCAGGTTCCTCTGCTTCGACCACATCACTTTCTACGTGGGCAATGCCAAGCAGGCGGCCAGCTACTACACCACCCGGATGGGTTTCGAGAACCTCGCCTACCAGGGACTGGAAACCGGAAGCCGTCAGGTTGCCAAACATGCCGTCCGCCAGAATAAGATTGTGTTCGTGTTTGTGTCGGCTTACGAGCCGAACAACCGGGAGCTGGGCGATCATATGGCCAAACACGGGGACGGCGTGAAGGATGTGGCGTTCCAGGTGGACGATCTGGATGTGATTGTCAAGCGGGCCAAGGAACGTGGAGCCGTATTGGTGAGGGACGTTTGGGAGGAATCGGACCAGTTTGGAACGGTTCGATTTGCCACCGTTAAAACCTATGGCGATACCCAGCACACGTTTGTCGAGAGGAAGAACTACACGGGATTGTTCCTACCCGGGTACAAATCTCCTCTGTACGAAGATCCGCTGGTCAAAATTCTCCCGCCGACGCATCTCGATTTCATCGACCACGTGGTCGGAAACCAACCGGACCTGCAGATGGAGTCGGTTGCGGCCTGGTACGAGAAAGTTCTAATGTTCCACCGATTTTGGTCCGTGGACGACAGTCAAATCCACACCGAATACTCCGCCCTGCGTTCAATTGTAATGACCAACTACGAAGAAACGGTCAAAATGCCGCTCAACGAACCGGCCAAGGGTAAGAAAAAGTCCCAGATTGAGGAATACGTCGACTATTACGGTGGTGCGGGAGTTCAACATATCGCCCTGAATACCGGAGACATAATTGCAGCGATCAAGAATTTACGCGCCCGTGGCATGCACTTCCTGTCCGTTCCGGATACGTACTACGATCAGCTGAGGGAACGGCTGCGCAGTAGCGGCCTCAAAATCAAGGAAGACATGGACGTGCTGCAGAAGCTGAACATCCTTATCGATTACGACGAAAATGGGTATCTGCTGCAGATCTTCACCAAAAACATGCAAGACCGTCCGACCCTGTTTTTGGAAGTCATCCAGAGACATAACCATAAT GGGTTCGGTGCCGGCAACTTTAAGGCCTTGTTCGAGGCCATCGAAGCCGACCAGGCCAAACGTGGAAATCTGTAA